A section of the Nymphaea colorata mitochondrion, complete genome genome encodes:
- the atp8 gene encoding ATPase subunit 8, translating to MPQLDKFTYFTQFFWLCLLFFTFYISLCNDGDGILGISRILKLRNQLISHQRRGNNVRSNDPNSLEDILRKGLSTGVSYMYSCLFEVSQWCNAVDLMGKKRNTLISCFGEISGSRGMERNILYLISKSSYSTSSSPEWGITCKNDIMLIHVLHGQGNIVF from the coding sequence ATGCCTCAACTGGATAAATTCACTTATTTCACACAATTCTTCTGGTCATGCCTTCTCCTCTTTACTTTTTATATTCCCCTATGCAATGATGGAGATGGAATACTTGGGATAAGCAGAATTCTCAAACTACGGAACCAACTGATTTCACACCAACGAAGAGGGAACAACGTCCGGAGCAACGACCCCAACAGTTTGGAAGATATCTCGAGAAAAGGTTTGAGCACCGGTGTATCCTATATGTACTCCTGTTTATTCGAAGTATCCCAATGGTGTAACGCCGTCGACTTAATGGGAAAAAAAAGGAACACTTTGATCTCTTGTTTCGGAGAAATCAGTGGCTCACGAGGAATGGAAAGAAACATTCTATATCTGATCTCGAAGTCCTCATATAGCACTTCTTCCAGTCCTGAATGGGGGATCACTTGTAAGAATGACATAATGCTCATCCATGTTCCACACGGCCAAGGAAACATCGTTTTTTAA